The following are encoded in a window of Mycobacterium sp. ELW1 genomic DNA:
- the rfbA gene encoding glucose-1-phosphate thymidylyltransferase RfbA: protein MKGIILAGGSGTRLHPITLGVSKQLVPVYDKPMVYYPLSTLMLAGIRDILVITTPHDAESFERLLGDGSRFGISITFAQQPCPDGLAQAFTIGADFIGNDKVALILGDNLLYGPGMGTQLRTFTAVDGGVIFAYWVAEPSAYGVVEFDPSGVVVSLEEKPKQPRSNFAVPGLYFYDNDVVEIARQLAPSDRGEYEITDVNRAYLDQRRLRVQVLPRGTAWLDTGTFDQMTDAADFVRTMERRTGLKIGVPEEIGWRQGFLTDEELRDRADTLVKSGYGRYLLDLLERGS, encoded by the coding sequence ATGAAGGGGATCATTCTTGCAGGTGGATCGGGTACGCGTCTTCACCCGATAACGCTTGGGGTTTCCAAGCAGTTGGTCCCGGTATACGACAAGCCGATGGTGTACTACCCGTTGTCTACGTTGATGCTGGCCGGGATCCGGGACATCCTGGTCATCACCACACCGCACGATGCTGAGAGTTTCGAACGCCTGCTGGGGGACGGATCCCGGTTTGGCATTTCGATCACGTTCGCCCAGCAGCCGTGCCCGGATGGGCTGGCTCAGGCCTTCACCATCGGTGCGGACTTCATCGGGAACGACAAGGTCGCCCTCATCCTCGGCGATAATCTCCTCTACGGGCCGGGAATGGGCACCCAGCTCAGGACCTTCACAGCAGTCGACGGTGGTGTGATCTTTGCGTACTGGGTGGCCGAACCATCGGCGTACGGTGTGGTCGAATTTGACCCGAGCGGCGTGGTGGTGTCGCTGGAGGAGAAGCCGAAACAACCTCGGAGCAATTTCGCTGTTCCGGGGCTTTATTTTTACGACAACGACGTCGTGGAGATCGCGCGGCAGCTTGCCCCCAGCGATCGTGGCGAATACGAAATCACCGATGTCAACCGTGCTTATTTGGATCAACGCCGTTTGCGGGTCCAGGTGTTGCCGCGTGGGACCGCGTGGCTGGACACCGGGACATTCGACCAGATGACCGATGCGGCCGACTTCGTACGGACTATGGAGCGGCGGACCGGCTTGAAAATCGGTGTACCCGAGGAAATCGGCTGGCGGCAGGGCTTTCTGACCGATGAAGAGCTACGAGACCGTGCCGATACTCTGGTGAAGTCTGGCTATGGCCGATATCTGCTCGATCTGCTCGAAAGGGGTTCGTAG
- a CDS encoding bifunctional dTDP-4-dehydrorhamnose 3,5-epimerase family protein/NAD(P)-dependent oxidoreductase — MTELGKTLRATATAIPGLVIWDLPVHGDNRGWFKENWQREKMVAAGMPDFGPVQNNVSFNESAGTTRGIHAEPWDKYISVTTGRIFGAWVDLRDGPTFGTVVTAEIDPSRAVFVPQGVGNGFQTLEPNTAYTYLVNDHYSPDGVYTSLNPADETVAIDWPIPLDQAELSVKDRAQGPLSEVVPVQPRKILVIGCNGQLGRALRDAYDGLSHVEYVDLPDFDLTCDELASARSWREYETIVNAAAYTAVDLAETPEGREAAWAANVAGIANLARVAAAHRLTVVHVSTDYVFDGSSTRPYREDDLLCPLGVYGQTKAAGDQIIGTLDRHYILRTSWVIGDGRNFVRTMLSLAERGIDPSVVDDQIGRLTFTSELARAVRHVLETCAPYGTYNVTGSGPATSWADVARSVFSLAGHDPGRVSGVSTAEYFTNTTNPVAPRPLYGVLDLAKIESTGFVPAEAGESLADYVRLETRTAVT, encoded by the coding sequence ATGACGGAGCTGGGCAAGACGCTGCGCGCAACTGCCACGGCGATTCCTGGTCTTGTCATCTGGGACCTGCCTGTCCACGGCGACAACCGAGGCTGGTTCAAGGAGAACTGGCAGCGGGAAAAGATGGTCGCTGCGGGGATGCCCGACTTCGGCCCAGTTCAGAACAATGTGTCTTTCAATGAGTCTGCCGGTACGACGCGCGGTATCCACGCCGAGCCGTGGGACAAGTACATCTCGGTGACTACTGGCCGGATCTTCGGCGCGTGGGTCGATCTGCGCGACGGGCCGACCTTCGGGACCGTGGTAACCGCTGAGATTGACCCATCGCGCGCGGTCTTCGTGCCACAGGGCGTCGGTAACGGATTTCAGACCCTGGAGCCGAACACCGCCTACACCTACCTGGTCAACGACCACTACTCGCCGGATGGTGTCTACACCTCGCTGAACCCCGCGGACGAGACCGTCGCGATCGACTGGCCGATCCCGCTGGATCAAGCCGAGCTGTCCGTCAAGGACCGGGCTCAGGGACCGCTGTCGGAGGTTGTCCCCGTGCAGCCACGCAAGATCCTGGTGATCGGTTGTAACGGACAGTTGGGCCGCGCTCTGCGTGACGCCTACGACGGCCTGTCGCATGTCGAGTACGTCGATCTGCCCGACTTCGATCTGACCTGCGATGAGCTCGCGTCGGCGCGCTCCTGGCGCGAGTACGAGACGATTGTCAACGCCGCGGCCTACACCGCGGTCGATCTGGCTGAGACTCCGGAGGGCCGAGAGGCGGCGTGGGCGGCGAACGTCGCCGGCATCGCGAACCTGGCGCGGGTCGCGGCGGCACACCGCCTGACGGTTGTGCACGTGTCGACGGACTACGTGTTCGATGGAAGCTCGACACGTCCCTACCGGGAGGACGATCTTCTCTGCCCTCTCGGGGTGTATGGCCAGACGAAGGCCGCCGGCGATCAGATCATCGGGACGCTGGACCGGCATTACATCCTGCGCACCTCATGGGTGATCGGTGATGGGCGAAACTTTGTGCGCACCATGCTTTCTCTCGCCGAACGTGGTATCGACCCGTCGGTGGTCGACGACCAGATCGGCCGGCTGACGTTCACCTCGGAATTGGCGCGGGCCGTCCGGCATGTGCTCGAGACATGCGCACCGTACGGGACCTACAACGTGACCGGATCCGGACCCGCCACCTCATGGGCGGACGTGGCGCGGAGCGTGTTCTCCCTCGCGGGCCACGACCCTGGGCGAGTGTCCGGGGTCTCCACGGCGGAGTACTTTACAAACACGACCAATCCTGTTGCGCCACGGCCGCTTTACGGCGTGCTGGATCTGGCGAAAATCGAGTCGACGGGGTTTGTGCCTGCTGAAGCCGGTGAGAGCCTGGCGGATTACGTCCGCCTGGAGACCCGGACAGCAGTCACTTAG